The Microbacterium luteum genome includes a region encoding these proteins:
- a CDS encoding ATP-dependent DNA helicase, with product MTVPAVVLAAALGQYPPTPEQTAVIEAPLAPALVVAGAGSGKTETMSGRVVWLVANRLVRRDEVLGLTFTRKAAGELADRIQRRLARLAEFDARGLLPHLERLHAEGRLEVFARIERAGGPALARRAAMEELAVAVGATPRAAGELDDELLHRPTVSTYNAFADQIVREHAVRIGRDAEAAVLSESAAWLLMRRVVFASDDERLEERGEAVRSIVDAALRIARDAVDNLVDPEELAAFPERFSGVLERPSTTKRTVVYRDVEVAENNVRALTLLSDLAREYAAQKRRLGVIDFSDQVAGALEVVAAHPPAADELRDRYRVVLLDEYQDTSVAQTDLLASLFAGTAVMAVGDPHQAIYGWRGASAGNLGGFVDAFASEQTCARFALLTSWRNGIGVLDAANAVLAPLATSSPVAVAELRPRPDAPAGEVEIGFDDALDAETDRVARWFTRVRAERSARGRATTGAILFRSKKHMVRFGDALARHGIPHRILGLGGLLSTPEVVDVVSALRVISDPSAGSALIRLLAGPRWSIGLPDLRELSALSRRIASHDEALRPLPAEVVATIRGSAADDAGSLSDALDFVVRHGPDHGWLSGFTREAVTRLTEAGAVFAGLRRAVGMPLPELVRLIESELRLDIELAANESRGPARIASAQLRAFVDELHAFLAADETGSIASLLAWLDHAEQLDEFAPRTEPPEDDVVQLLTIHGSKGLEWDAVAVVRLVKDELPSAPRDTKGWLGFGVLPYAFRGDAAWLPDFRWRADLAETQQDLKTNLDAFVAENRARQFDEDRRLAYVAVTRARDHLLLTGSTWSGTKRPRERSVFLEEVARAIGTELPADEVGENPYLGERRVLHWPLDPLGERRELVLSAAGAVGDAISAPRTRPDDDLALLLAEREARARPRSGGAPTRIAASRYKDFVSDYDGTVARLSRPLPERPYRQTRLGTLFHAWVEHRSGLVGAGGSLDDALWESDDESADAPAAGDADADALGALRRTFERSEWAPLQPLEVESEIDFTIADLDGATHVVICKLDAVYRRDDRDGRIEIVDWKTGAPPRNDAERAERMLQLELYRRAYHHKHGVPLAEIDVALYYVADDLVLRA from the coding sequence GTGACCGTTCCCGCCGTCGTCCTCGCCGCGGCGCTCGGTCAGTACCCTCCGACGCCGGAGCAGACCGCCGTCATCGAAGCCCCGCTCGCTCCGGCGCTCGTGGTCGCGGGAGCCGGGAGCGGCAAGACCGAGACGATGTCGGGACGGGTGGTGTGGCTCGTCGCGAATCGACTCGTGCGCCGGGACGAGGTACTCGGTCTCACCTTCACGCGCAAGGCCGCCGGTGAACTCGCCGACCGCATCCAGAGGCGGCTGGCGCGGCTGGCCGAGTTCGACGCGCGAGGTCTACTGCCGCACCTCGAGCGCCTTCACGCCGAGGGGCGGCTCGAGGTGTTCGCACGCATCGAGCGCGCGGGGGGTCCGGCCCTCGCGCGACGTGCGGCGATGGAGGAGCTCGCCGTCGCCGTCGGCGCCACGCCGCGCGCGGCCGGAGAGCTCGACGACGAGTTGCTGCACCGGCCGACCGTGTCGACGTACAACGCGTTCGCCGACCAGATCGTGCGCGAACACGCCGTGCGTATCGGCCGCGACGCCGAAGCCGCGGTGCTGAGCGAGTCGGCGGCGTGGCTGCTCATGCGGCGCGTCGTCTTCGCGTCCGACGATGAGCGCCTCGAGGAGCGGGGCGAGGCGGTGCGATCCATCGTCGATGCGGCGCTGCGCATCGCACGCGACGCGGTGGACAATCTCGTCGACCCCGAGGAGCTCGCGGCGTTCCCCGAGCGCTTCTCGGGTGTGCTCGAGCGGCCCTCCACCACCAAGCGCACCGTCGTCTACAGAGACGTCGAGGTCGCCGAGAACAACGTGCGCGCGCTGACGCTGCTGTCCGACCTCGCGCGCGAGTACGCGGCGCAGAAGCGACGCCTCGGCGTCATCGACTTCTCCGATCAGGTCGCCGGCGCCCTCGAGGTGGTCGCGGCGCATCCGCCGGCGGCCGACGAACTGCGCGACCGCTATCGGGTCGTGCTGCTGGATGAGTACCAGGACACCTCCGTCGCCCAGACCGATCTGCTTGCGTCTCTGTTCGCCGGAACGGCGGTGATGGCCGTCGGGGATCCGCATCAGGCGATCTACGGCTGGCGGGGGGCGAGTGCCGGCAACCTCGGCGGATTCGTCGACGCATTCGCTTCGGAGCAGACCTGCGCGCGCTTCGCGCTCCTGACGAGCTGGCGAAACGGCATCGGCGTCCTCGACGCCGCGAACGCGGTGCTCGCGCCGCTCGCCACCTCCTCGCCGGTCGCCGTCGCCGAGCTCCGGCCGCGACCGGATGCACCGGCTGGGGAGGTCGAGATCGGCTTCGACGACGCGCTGGACGCCGAGACCGATCGGGTGGCACGGTGGTTCACCCGGGTCCGCGCGGAGCGTTCCGCGCGAGGACGTGCGACCACCGGTGCGATCCTGTTCCGATCCAAGAAGCACATGGTGCGCTTCGGCGACGCCCTCGCGCGGCACGGCATCCCGCATCGCATCCTGGGCCTCGGCGGCCTGCTGTCGACCCCCGAGGTCGTCGATGTCGTGAGCGCACTCCGGGTGATCAGCGACCCGTCGGCGGGCTCGGCCCTCATCCGACTCCTGGCCGGTCCGCGCTGGAGCATCGGGCTGCCGGACCTGCGCGAGCTGTCGGCGCTGTCTCGACGTATCGCGTCGCACGACGAGGCGCTGCGGCCCCTTCCGGCAGAGGTCGTGGCGACGATCCGCGGAAGCGCCGCGGACGATGCCGGGTCGTTGTCGGACGCTCTCGACTTCGTCGTGCGCCACGGCCCAGACCACGGCTGGCTCTCGGGGTTCACCCGCGAAGCGGTGACGCGCCTCACCGAGGCGGGCGCGGTCTTCGCGGGACTCCGTCGTGCCGTCGGCATGCCCCTACCCGAGCTCGTGCGCCTCATCGAGAGCGAGCTGCGCCTGGACATCGAGCTCGCCGCCAACGAGTCTCGCGGACCCGCGCGCATCGCCTCGGCCCAGCTGCGCGCATTCGTCGACGAGCTGCACGCCTTCCTCGCCGCCGACGAGACCGGTTCGATCGCGAGCCTCCTCGCGTGGCTCGATCACGCCGAGCAGCTCGACGAGTTCGCGCCGCGCACCGAGCCGCCCGAGGACGACGTCGTGCAGCTGCTCACGATCCACGGGTCCAAGGGGCTGGAATGGGACGCCGTGGCCGTGGTGCGGCTCGTGAAGGACGAACTGCCCAGCGCCCCGCGCGACACGAAGGGCTGGCTCGGCTTCGGCGTGCTCCCTTACGCTTTCCGCGGCGACGCCGCCTGGCTTCCGGACTTCCGGTGGCGCGCGGACCTCGCCGAGACCCAGCAGGACCTCAAGACGAATCTCGACGCCTTCGTGGCCGAGAACCGTGCCCGTCAATTCGACGAGGACCGGCGGCTCGCCTACGTCGCGGTCACACGCGCGCGGGATCACCTGCTCCTGACCGGCTCGACGTGGTCCGGCACCAAGCGTCCTCGCGAACGGAGCGTCTTCCTCGAAGAGGTCGCTCGCGCGATCGGCACGGAGCTCCCCGCGGACGAGGTCGGCGAGAACCCGTATCTCGGCGAACGACGCGTGCTGCACTGGCCTCTCGATCCGCTCGGGGAGCGACGCGAGCTGGTCCTGTCCGCCGCGGGCGCGGTCGGTGACGCGATCAGCGCGCCGCGCACCCGGCCCGACGACGATCTGGCCCTGCTCCTGGCCGAACGCGAAGCTCGCGCGCGACCCCGTTCGGGCGGTGCGCCCACGCGCATCGCGGCATCCCGCTACAAGGACTTCGTGTCGGACTACGACGGCACCGTCGCGCGGCTGTCACGGCCGTTGCCGGAACGACCGTACCGGCAGACCCGGCTCGGGACGCTGTTCCATGCGTGGGTCGAGCACCGGTCGGGCCTCGTGGGCGCGGGAGGATCCCTCGACGACGCCCTGTGGGAGTCGGACGACGAGTCGGCCGACGCTCCGGCTGCCGGCGACGCCGATGCGGATGCGCTCGGCGCGCTGCGGCGCACGTTCGAGCGCAGCGAGTGGGCACCGCTGCAGCCTCTCGAGGTCGAATCCGAGATCGACTTCACCATCGCCGACCTCGACGGCGCCACGCACGTGGTCATCTGCAAGCTCGACGCGGTCTACCGCCGCGACGACCGCGACGGACGGATCGAGATCGTCGACTGGAAGACCGGCGCGCCGCCGCGGAACGACGCCGAACGCGCCGAGCGCATGCTGCAGCTGGAGCTCTACCGTCGGGCCTACCACCACAAGCACGGTGTTCCGCTCGCAGAGATCGACGTGGCGCTGTACTACGTCGCCGACGATCTCGTGCTGCGCGCCTGA
- a CDS encoding phosphotransferase, producing the protein MARSPLTLAATVTSALPQAVVVAVRALTEGAAGRYDAAVAELDDGRRVVVRVPVDAAGSADLAAEARALRALTPGVRSLLPYRAPELLGETSLDAHRVLVVDLLEGYRVDAAHIPAGRGVATSLGEALAALHGLPPSIVRAEGLPVRTPSQVRDDVTRLLDRAEATRRVPAPLLARWRRAVSSEQLWRFESAVTLGGATAASFLFDEVDDAPAVVGLLEWQGLQVGDPAVDLQWLAGAPDAADDVLDAYGAASGRAPDGLVRERARMYAELEFARWLVHGDESGREDIVHDAVELLESLAEGVGHDDVVPRAGSSVDEALALLDRTPEAPAAGVDTSMHTDTYDPEELSTWLSDDDAQSTTDLAGAVERARSATGPLLDEQPVDDDAPEVKAPEPIWSDITFAETAPLADEDLPAPVSRAPITERDVPRPLVTATGSDTARRAATRTADDPEEPDDAAEAQRASDAALRRWLAD; encoded by the coding sequence ATGGCACGCTCACCTCTCACTCTAGCCGCGACGGTGACATCGGCTCTTCCGCAGGCCGTCGTGGTCGCGGTGAGAGCGTTGACCGAGGGAGCGGCCGGCCGGTACGACGCGGCTGTCGCCGAGCTCGACGACGGACGACGCGTGGTGGTCCGCGTGCCCGTGGACGCCGCAGGCTCGGCCGACCTGGCCGCCGAGGCCCGGGCGCTGCGGGCGCTCACGCCGGGCGTGCGCAGTCTGCTGCCGTACCGCGCGCCCGAGCTTCTGGGCGAGACGTCGCTCGACGCGCACCGCGTGCTGGTGGTCGACCTCCTCGAGGGGTACCGGGTGGATGCCGCTCACATCCCCGCCGGGCGCGGTGTGGCCACCTCACTGGGTGAAGCCCTCGCCGCACTGCACGGCCTGCCCCCGTCGATCGTCCGCGCCGAGGGATTGCCGGTGCGCACCCCCTCGCAGGTACGAGACGACGTCACGCGCCTGCTCGATCGCGCTGAGGCGACGCGTCGGGTCCCCGCTCCGCTCTTGGCGAGATGGCGCCGCGCGGTGTCGTCGGAGCAGCTCTGGCGCTTCGAGTCGGCGGTGACGCTCGGCGGAGCGACCGCGGCCTCGTTCCTCTTCGATGAGGTGGACGATGCACCCGCCGTCGTGGGTCTGCTGGAGTGGCAGGGGCTCCAGGTCGGAGACCCGGCTGTCGATCTGCAATGGCTCGCGGGGGCGCCCGACGCCGCCGACGACGTCCTCGACGCCTACGGCGCGGCGAGCGGGCGCGCACCGGACGGCCTGGTGCGCGAGCGTGCCCGCATGTACGCCGAGCTGGAATTCGCACGCTGGCTCGTCCACGGCGACGAATCGGGGCGCGAAGACATCGTCCACGACGCCGTGGAACTGCTGGAGTCGCTCGCCGAGGGGGTCGGGCACGACGATGTGGTGCCCCGGGCGGGCTCGAGCGTCGACGAGGCCCTGGCGCTCCTGGACCGCACGCCCGAGGCTCCCGCCGCGGGCGTGGACACGTCGATGCACACCGACACGTACGATCCCGAGGAGCTGTCGACGTGGCTCTCGGATGACGATGCTCAGTCGACGACCGATCTGGCCGGTGCCGTCGAGCGGGCGCGATCGGCGACCGGACCCCTCCTCGATGAGCAGCCGGTGGATGATGATGCGCCGGAGGTGAAGGCTCCCGAGCCGATCTGGTCGGATATCACCTTCGCCGAGACCGCGCCGCTGGCCGACGAAGACCTGCCCGCACCCGTCTCACGCGCCCCGATCACCGAGCGCGACGTGCCGCGACCCCTGGTCACCGCCACCGGGTCCGACACGGCCCGCCGCGCCGCCACCCGCACCGCCGATGACCCCGAAGAGCCCGACGATGCGGCCGAAGCGCAGCGAGCATCCGACGCCGCGCTCCGCCGCTGGCTCGCCGACTGA
- the nudC gene encoding NAD(+) diphosphatase, translating into MTAQSHPPVAIGLAVDRSAEERTLDGLIDAAVADKDTVVLALARDAAPLAARDALAWMSPCEVPAPDEWAFLGRRPDGRAVLAAVYVDDEPPFDAPGGWGGLRVVGADLDPAEASVFTEALSLARWLRDSPFCPACGTRTDVRMSGWSRHCASCGREHFPRTDPAVIVAVTHPHDPDLLLLGSNVLWGEDRFSCFAGFNEAGESLEDTVARELYEEAGVALTDVRYRGSQSWPYPRSLMVGFLATAVDAHAVRPDGEEIVAVRWFHRDEIGAALSGRGPVQLPGPASISRRLIEGWHGGVA; encoded by the coding sequence ATGACGGCGCAATCGCATCCTCCCGTCGCCATCGGGCTGGCGGTCGACCGGTCGGCCGAGGAACGAACGCTCGACGGACTCATCGATGCGGCCGTGGCCGACAAGGACACGGTCGTGCTCGCGCTCGCTCGCGATGCGGCTCCGCTGGCCGCCCGCGACGCGCTGGCCTGGATGTCGCCCTGCGAGGTGCCCGCGCCCGATGAGTGGGCATTCCTCGGCCGTCGCCCCGACGGCCGTGCCGTGCTCGCCGCCGTCTACGTCGACGATGAGCCGCCGTTCGACGCTCCCGGCGGGTGGGGCGGGCTGCGGGTGGTGGGGGCCGACCTCGACCCCGCCGAGGCAAGCGTGTTCACCGAAGCGCTCAGCCTCGCCCGCTGGCTGCGCGATTCCCCCTTCTGCCCCGCGTGCGGTACGCGCACCGACGTGCGCATGTCCGGGTGGTCCCGACACTGCGCGTCCTGCGGGCGCGAGCACTTCCCCCGGACCGACCCCGCGGTGATCGTCGCGGTCACCCACCCGCACGATCCCGACCTGCTGCTGCTCGGCTCGAACGTGCTGTGGGGCGAGGACCGATTCTCCTGCTTCGCCGGGTTCAACGAGGCCGGGGAGTCCCTCGAGGACACCGTCGCGCGAGAGCTGTACGAAGAAGCGGGCGTCGCGTTGACGGATGTGCGCTACCGCGGGTCCCAGTCCTGGCCGTATCCCCGTTCGCTCATGGTCGGCTTCCTCGCCACGGCGGTCGACGCTCACGCGGTGCGCCCGGACGGCGAGGAGATCGTGGCGGTGCGGTGGTTCCACCGCGATGAGATCGGTGCCGCTCTGTCGGGCCGCGGCCCGGTGCAGCTCCCCGGGCCCGCTTCGATCTCGCGCCGCCTCATCGAAGGCTGGCACGGCGGGGTCGCGTGA
- a CDS encoding ATP-dependent helicase, which yields MSALDGLDDRQREAARALRGPVAVLAGAGTGKTRVITHRIAHGVETGAFTPNRVMAVTFTAKAAGEMRGRLRALGVGGVSARTFHAAALSQLNYFWPTLAGDSAPAVVDNKVRLLAHAADTVGMDPDTGTLRDIASAIEWRKVTMRSIEDYATARPDGVGRYDISRIVDLQRAYEKLKDERRQLDFEDVLLACAGMLETEPAVAHAVHEQYRHFTVDEFQDVSPLQHRLLELWLGDRRDLCVVGDASQTIYSFAGADARYLLEFAHRHADATVVRLETSYRSDAGILHAANELMRGRPGALRLEPSRVPASDGAAREPEATAYEDEAAEARGIAAAVARRLSSGADPASIAVLYRAHAQSAEISAALSDAGVPTTVLGGRRFFDMPEVRQAVLALRGASVAPIDGDFVDAVRDVLRSLGFTAEAPPAGGALRDAWEARAALLRLAEEAPEGTTLRAFTDELTTRAKTQDEPALRTVTLATLHAAKGLEWDHVHLAGLAEGQLPISYAQSFEQIDEERRLAYVGITRARRTLSLSWARGVRDRDPSRFLQEIGIRSARPAGASAGPATRRGAAPTRPSQRPGDAAPR from the coding sequence GTGAGCGCGCTCGACGGACTGGACGACCGCCAGCGAGAAGCCGCACGCGCCCTGCGCGGGCCGGTCGCGGTGCTCGCGGGCGCGGGCACCGGCAAGACCCGGGTGATCACCCATCGCATTGCGCACGGCGTGGAGACGGGAGCTTTCACGCCGAATCGCGTGATGGCGGTCACCTTCACGGCGAAGGCGGCCGGCGAGATGCGCGGGCGGTTGCGGGCGCTCGGCGTCGGCGGGGTGAGCGCACGCACCTTCCATGCCGCGGCGCTGTCCCAGCTGAACTACTTCTGGCCCACGCTCGCCGGCGACAGCGCCCCGGCCGTCGTCGACAACAAAGTGCGGCTGCTCGCGCATGCCGCCGACACGGTGGGGATGGACCCGGACACCGGGACGCTTCGTGACATCGCGTCGGCGATCGAGTGGCGCAAGGTCACGATGCGTTCGATCGAGGATTATGCGACGGCGCGTCCCGACGGCGTCGGGCGCTACGACATCTCGCGCATCGTCGACCTGCAGCGGGCCTACGAGAAGCTCAAGGACGAACGGCGCCAACTCGACTTCGAGGACGTGCTTCTGGCGTGCGCGGGCATGCTCGAGACCGAACCGGCGGTCGCGCATGCCGTGCACGAGCAGTACCGCCACTTCACCGTCGACGAGTTCCAGGACGTCTCACCTCTGCAGCATCGGCTGCTCGAGCTCTGGCTCGGCGACCGCCGGGATCTGTGCGTGGTGGGGGACGCCAGTCAGACGATCTACTCCTTCGCCGGCGCCGACGCGCGGTATCTCCTGGAATTCGCCCATCGGCACGCGGACGCGACGGTCGTGCGTCTCGAAACGAGCTATCGGTCGGATGCGGGCATCCTGCACGCGGCCAACGAGCTCATGCGCGGTCGCCCCGGCGCGCTCCGGCTGGAGCCCTCGCGCGTCCCCGCGTCCGACGGGGCGGCCCGGGAGCCGGAGGCGACCGCCTACGAGGACGAAGCGGCCGAAGCCCGTGGAATCGCCGCGGCCGTCGCGCGGCGATTGAGCTCCGGCGCCGATCCCGCCTCGATCGCCGTGCTCTACCGCGCGCACGCGCAGTCGGCGGAGATCTCCGCCGCGCTGTCGGATGCGGGGGTGCCCACCACGGTGCTCGGCGGGCGGCGATTCTTCGACATGCCGGAGGTGCGACAGGCGGTGCTCGCCCTCCGCGGGGCATCGGTCGCGCCGATCGACGGCGACTTCGTCGACGCGGTGCGCGACGTGCTGCGCTCCCTCGGGTTCACCGCCGAGGCGCCTCCGGCCGGCGGCGCCCTCCGCGACGCCTGGGAGGCACGGGCTGCTCTGCTGCGCCTGGCCGAGGAGGCCCCCGAGGGCACGACCCTGCGTGCGTTCACCGATGAGCTCACCACCCGTGCCAAGACGCAGGACGAACCCGCGCTGCGCACGGTCACGCTGGCGACACTCCATGCGGCGAAGGGCCTCGAGTGGGACCACGTGCACCTGGCCGGTCTGGCCGAGGGACAGCTGCCCATCTCGTACGCGCAGTCCTTCGAGCAGATCGACGAGGAGCGTCGACTCGCCTACGTCGGGATCACGCGGGCACGGCGAACGCTGTCGCTGTCCTGGGCGCGGGGGGTGCGAGATCGGGATCCGTCGCGGTTCCTGCAGGAGATCGGCATCCGCAGCGCTCGGCCGGCCGGTGCATCCGCCGGGCCGGCGACGCGTCGGGGCGCAGCGCCCACGAGACCGTCCCAGCGACCGGGGGATGCGGCGCCTCGGTGA
- a CDS encoding zinc-dependent metalloprotease, giving the protein MAEDDDRTPEEEFQELLKQLFGGTGAGIDPEQLSRMAGMNIDPAMMQTVMRHLQDAFSASDDQPISWEAAERQALHIANQDDHGVTAGQRTDLDQAFTLAGLWLSEATTISELSDAPRAITRGGWVEATLPVWQELAAPVATSIADALTQALQEQTPDDMQQLVQGAGKLMRTIGGSLFATQLGAVVGNLSKEVVSGGDVGIPLMPAGQAGILPQNFAAFGEGLEVPDDQLALYIATRELAHARLFRHARWLRLHVISQVTDFARGVHVDTDALEDLASRFDPSEPDELRRALESGALLPQRTDAQNATLARLESLLATIEGWVEVVTEDAVTRLPAAGRIAEAVRRRRAVGGPAEQALSSLVGLELRPRRMREAAAMWRSVSDAVGTAARDSLWDYPDLMPTSDDIDDPAALIARLEARARGEEPATDEMDDALARLLADAQSGDEASPGPTAEGTTPGDDAAPGDESDGDESDGDAHGPARPV; this is encoded by the coding sequence GTGGCAGAGGACGACGACCGCACTCCCGAAGAGGAGTTCCAGGAGCTGCTCAAGCAGCTGTTCGGCGGCACCGGGGCGGGGATCGACCCCGAGCAGCTGTCGCGGATGGCCGGGATGAACATCGACCCGGCGATGATGCAGACGGTCATGCGTCATCTCCAGGACGCCTTCAGCGCGAGCGACGACCAGCCGATCTCGTGGGAGGCTGCCGAGCGTCAGGCCCTGCACATCGCGAACCAGGACGACCACGGCGTCACCGCCGGGCAGCGCACCGACCTCGACCAGGCATTCACTCTGGCGGGTCTGTGGCTGAGCGAGGCGACGACCATCTCCGAACTGTCCGACGCACCCCGCGCGATCACGCGCGGCGGCTGGGTCGAGGCGACCCTCCCGGTGTGGCAGGAGCTGGCCGCCCCGGTGGCCACGAGCATCGCCGACGCGCTCACGCAGGCTCTGCAGGAGCAGACACCCGACGACATGCAGCAGCTGGTGCAGGGTGCCGGAAAGCTCATGCGCACCATCGGCGGTTCGCTGTTCGCCACCCAGCTGGGCGCCGTGGTCGGCAACCTCTCCAAGGAGGTCGTCAGCGGCGGTGACGTGGGCATCCCGCTCATGCCGGCCGGCCAGGCCGGCATCCTGCCGCAGAACTTCGCCGCGTTCGGCGAAGGCCTGGAGGTTCCGGACGATCAGCTCGCCCTCTACATCGCCACGCGCGAACTCGCGCACGCGCGCCTGTTCCGTCACGCGCGCTGGCTGCGTCTGCATGTGATCTCGCAGGTGACCGACTTCGCGCGCGGCGTGCACGTCGACACCGACGCGCTGGAGGATCTCGCATCCCGCTTCGATCCGTCCGAGCCCGACGAGCTGCGGCGAGCGCTGGAGAGCGGGGCCCTGCTCCCCCAGCGCACCGACGCGCAGAACGCGACCCTCGCTCGCCTGGAGAGTCTGCTGGCCACGATCGAGGGATGGGTCGAAGTCGTCACCGAGGACGCCGTCACGCGCCTGCCCGCCGCGGGTCGCATCGCCGAGGCCGTGCGGCGACGGCGCGCGGTCGGCGGGCCGGCCGAACAGGCGCTGAGCTCGCTCGTCGGACTCGAGCTCCGCCCGCGACGGATGCGGGAGGCGGCTGCGATGTGGCGGTCGGTGAGCGATGCCGTCGGCACCGCGGCGCGGGATTCCCTGTGGGACTATCCCGACCTCATGCCGACATCCGATGACATCGACGACCCCGCCGCGCTCATCGCGCGTCTCGAAGCGCGCGCACGCGGCGAGGAGCCGGCGACCGACGAGATGGACGACGCCCTCGCCAGGCTCCTCGCCGATGCTCAGTCCGGCGACGAGGCGTCGCCAGGTCCCACGGCCGAGGGAACGACGCCGGGCGACGACGCCGCACCCGGTGATGAGTCCGACGGCGACGAGTCCGACGGCGACGCGCACGGGCCCGCGCGCCCCGTCTGA
- a CDS encoding PDZ domain-containing protein: MALFDENVTLTPAPRRRVARRTLVGIWALVVALAALLVLTFLPTAYVIQQPGPVYNTLGTAQTAEGEEVPLISVEGAQTYPTDGALDLLTVQVVGNRERTPSWFELAVAWLDASRAVLPIDSVYPEGVSTEQRSEQSAALMVDSQQEATAAALVELGYDVNPELTVVEVGEDAAAAGLVQSGDVVVAADGREVRDVAELRDVVAEAEGDAVELTLRRDGEEVVETVTPEAVEADGETTWLLGIVLSTSFDFPIDVTIQLNNVGGPSAGMMFALGIIDTLTEGELNGGENVAGTGTITADGTVGPIGGIRQKLYGAAEADAEWFLAPDANCDEVVGHIPDGLEVFAVQDLDDALEALAAISAGDDTADLATCS; the protein is encoded by the coding sequence TTGGCTCTGTTCGACGAGAACGTCACCCTCACGCCCGCCCCGCGACGCCGCGTCGCTCGCCGCACCCTGGTCGGCATCTGGGCGCTGGTCGTCGCGCTCGCCGCGCTGCTGGTCCTCACCTTCCTCCCCACCGCGTACGTGATCCAGCAGCCCGGCCCGGTCTACAACACGCTCGGGACCGCGCAGACCGCCGAGGGCGAGGAGGTGCCCCTCATCAGCGTCGAAGGAGCGCAGACCTATCCGACCGACGGCGCGCTGGACCTCCTCACCGTGCAGGTGGTGGGCAACCGCGAGCGCACCCCGTCGTGGTTCGAGCTCGCGGTGGCCTGGTTGGACGCGAGCCGTGCGGTGCTGCCGATCGATTCCGTCTACCCCGAGGGCGTATCCACCGAACAGCGCAGCGAACAGAGCGCCGCCCTCATGGTCGACTCCCAGCAGGAGGCGACCGCGGCGGCCCTCGTCGAGCTGGGCTACGACGTGAACCCCGAGTTGACCGTCGTCGAGGTGGGGGAGGATGCCGCCGCGGCGGGCCTCGTCCAGTCCGGCGACGTCGTCGTCGCCGCCGACGGGCGTGAGGTGAGGGATGTCGCGGAGCTCCGCGACGTCGTCGCCGAAGCCGAGGGCGATGCGGTCGAGCTCACGCTGCGCCGTGACGGCGAGGAGGTCGTCGAGACCGTCACGCCCGAGGCGGTCGAGGCCGACGGCGAGACGACGTGGCTGCTCGGCATCGTGCTCTCCACGTCGTTCGACTTCCCGATCGACGTGACGATCCAGCTCAACAACGTCGGCGGCCCGAGCGCCGGGATGATGTTCGCGCTCGGGATCATCGACACCCTCACCGAGGGGGAGCTCAACGGCGGTGAGAACGTGGCCGGCACGGGGACGATCACCGCCGACGGCACCGTGGGCCCCATCGGCGGCATCCGTCAGAAGCTGTACGGTGCGGCCGAGGCCGACGCGGAGTGGTTCCTGGCGCCGGATGCGAACTGCGACGAGGTGGTGGGCCACATCCCCGACGGCCTCGAGGTGTTCGCGGTGCAGGACCTCGACGACGCACTCGAGGCGCTCGCGGCGATCAGCGCCGGCGACGACACGGCGGACCTTGCGACCTGCTCGTGA